The following nucleotide sequence is from uncultured Roseateles sp..
CTCCAGCGACTGCAGCAAGGCCTGAGCCCGCAAAGAGTCACCCACAGCGGCGCCGCGTTCCTGATCCACCCGTTTGCCATCTGCTTTCGAATTGGTGGCGTCCAGCTCCACCAGCAACTGCCCGGCCTGTACTTTGTCTCCATCCTTCACATGGATGGCCTTGACCACGCTGGTTTCCAGCGGCTGCAGCGTCTTGGTGCGTTGGCTCACGACGATGCGGCCCTGTGCCACAGCCACGATGTCGATCTGTCCCAGGCACGCCCACAGCAGTGCAATGACAAACAGCGCGCAGATGGCAATGGCCGCACGGCGCGGCGCAGGGTGAACCGGCGTCTCCTGCAACGACAGGGCCGCAGGCAGGAAAGCCACTTCGTCGGCCAGGCGCTTGGAGCCAGCCAGTTCGTGGCGAACGGCCCAGGCCGCCTTGAAGACCGCGGCGTAGTGGCGCCACAGCTCGACCAAGGGGTGAGAAGGCGGTGCTGCCGCAGGCGAGGTACTGGTTGGCACGGAGGCGGTGCTCATTGCGGCATCCCTTCCGGACCGTTCAGCGGCGTGCCGCCTTGCATGTTCCATAGATACGCGTAAAGCCCCTTGGGCTTGGCCAGCAGTTGCTCATGCGTGCCCATCTCAACGATGCGCCCCTTTTCCATGGCGATGATGCGGTGGGCGTGGCGCACGGCGCTCAGCCGGTGGGCGATGATGAACACGGTGCGGCCCTGGCAGATGGCGCGCATATTGCGCTGGATGATGGCTTCGCTTTCGTAGTCCAGTGCGCTGGTGGCCTCATCGAAAATCAGGATGCGCGGGTTGCTGAACAAAGCTCGTGCAATGGCAATGCGTTGGCGCTGCCCACCCGAGAGGCTGGAGCCTTGCTCGCCCACCACGGTGTCATAGCCCTCAGGCAATTCGGCGATGAACTCATGGGCACCGGCCAGCTTGGCCACTTGCACGACAGCTTCCATCGGTGCGGCAGGGTCGGCAATGGCGATGTTCTCGCGCACGCTGCGGTTGAAGAGCAGGTTCTCCTGCAGCACCACGCCGACTTGGCGGCGCAGGTGGGCCGCATCGATCAAAGCGATGTCATGACCATCCACCAGCAGGCGGCCGGACTCGGGCACGTACAGGCGCTGGATCAGCTTGGTGAGCGTGCTCTTGCCCGAACCGCTGCGGCCGATCAGGCCAATCACTTCGCCTGCCTTCACGTCCAGGCTCACACCGTGCAGCACAGGCGCTGCGTCGGGCCGGTAGCGGAAGGTGATCTGGTCCAGCGTCACGCGGCCTTGCACACGTGGGAGTGGGCTGGTGCTTTGCGGGGGCAGCTCGGTGCGGGTGTTCAGCACATCCCCCAGGCGGGCCATGGACAGGCCTGTCTGCTGGAAATCAGTCCACATTTGCGCCATGCGCATGATGGGCTGGGCCACACGGCCGGCGAACATGTTGAAGGCGACGAACTGGCCGACACTGAGCTCACCATCCATCACCAGCTTCGCGCCAAACCAGAGCGTGGCCACGTTGACCAGCTTGCCGATGAGATTGACGCCTTCGTGACCCATCTGCGCCAGGTTCTGCGTGCGAAAGCTTGCCGACACGTAGGCTGCGAGCTGGCTGTCCCAGCGTTTGGCCATTTGCGGCTCAAGGGCAGTGGCTTTCACCGTCTGGATGCCGGTGATGGTTTCCACGAGCAGTGATTGATTCTCGGCACCACGGGCGAACTTCTCGTTCAAGCGAACGCGCAGCACGGGCACGATCAGCACGCTCAACAGGATGTACAGCGGCAGCGAGATCAGCACGATCCAGGTCAGCGTCACGCTGTAGCCAAACATCACCGCGATGAAGATGACCGAGAACAGCACGTCAAGCACCAGAGTCAAGGCATTGCCGGTGAGGAAGCTGCGGATGTTCTCCAGCTCACGTACGCGGGCAACGGAATCACCGACACGGCGGGCTTGGAAGTAGCTCAGCGGCAGGTGCAGCAGGTGGCGGAAGAGCCGCGCACCCAGCTCCACGTCGATGCGGCTGGTGGTGTGACTGAGTACATAGGCGCGCAATACAGTGAGCGCGCTTTCGAACAGCATCACGATGAGCAAGCCAATGGCCAGCACGTCCAGGGTAGTAAGACCTCGATGCACCAGCACCTTGTCCATCACCACCTGAAAGAACAACGGGCTGACCAGAGCGAACAGCTGCAAAAACAGCGAAACCAGCAATACCTCACCAAGTAAGCGTCTGTACTTGACAAGCGCCGGAATGAACCAGCTGAAGTCGAACTTGGCCAAGGCGCCCGCCACGCTGGCGCGACTGGCTGCGAGCAGCAACCGGCCACTCCATTGCTCGGAGAAAACGGACATCGGCTCGATAGTCGGACGAGCAGCCTGACCATCAACACCGACCGAGGCTGGATCGAGAAACAGCACACGCTGGCCATCGCACTGGGCCAACACGACCCAACGACCGTCATTCATCAAGGCCAATGCGGGCAAAGGGGCCAGGAGCAAGCGATCTACATTGCTGTCGCTGAACTTGGCTTTGAGCCCAAGCTGGCGCGCAACTTCGAGCAATTGATCTTTTGTCGGAACGTCGGAGGGGCCGAGGCCCAGCTGATGCCGAAGTGATTCCGGCTCAGCCGCGATGTGATGAAGTCTGGCAAGGACGCACAGCGCCTCAAGACCATAACTTGCAATACGCACCGAGGCATCTGTTGCGCCCGCGGCGGGCGCACACGCTTCTTCTGCCGCGGGCATTAGCCCACCAGCATGCAGTTCTGACAACATCGATTTCGCAGACATGCTCCGACACAACGGGCATGTAACTCCCTGAAACTAGTGTCTCATTGGAGCGGGCATAAGCGTCACCCCCAAAAGGTGGATATGCACCGTGAATAGTGCTCAGCAAGCGCTGAAAACAACACACGTGTCGACGAGCATCAAGTTTCCCAGTCGCAAAAAACTGAGCGAAAACTTCAATGGTGATCCTATTCGAAGGGGCTGCGGGCCGGTATCAAACGAAGTATGTGTGCGGATCCTGATCGCGGCTTTCACAATCGCGACGTCGACCGAAGTTTTGATCGGACACCAACTTGATGCCGATTTGATGCCGGTCAAACTGCTTCGCTAAGTGCAATGCCCTAGTGGCCAAGCGAACATGTCCTCCATACTATTCAACGAATAGGCTTTGGAGAAATGGTGTGACACGATTCGTCATTTTCTTGGCGGTTCCCGCTTTGATGCTCGCAAGCTTTTCGGCTTCAGCCGCCAACAAGCCCTGCTCTGGAAAGAAGGGCGGCATCTCGCATTGCCAGGGTGGAAACTTCATCTGCAATGACGGATCAGTTAGCAAATCAAAAAAGGTTTGCGGCCCCACCGATGCGGCACCAAGCCGGCCAAAGAAGACAAAGCATTGACCGAAGAGTGCGCGAACTGACGGAGAGGCGCACCCTAACGACTTCGCTCCGTCATTACGACCGTTGCGCTGGCGCCAGAACGGTCAGGTGCGCCGCGGCGTCTCCTTCTCTATTGGTTCATCGCCGAATGCCGGGACAGGCAGCCTGGACTATGAGCGAGAAGCGCATAGGCGATGCCATCGTGTTCTATTCCAAGGGCTGGGCTCTAGGCGCTACGCACCCTGAGCTGTTCTCCCCGAACCTCTCCCCGCCTCTGGGTGAGCAACCGGCTCGCGGCAGCGCTGGCCTTGTTGATACGCGCTTCTGCGCCGCGGCACGTTCGACACCGATGGCCTGCAGGGCCTGCCCATCCACAGTGAGTAATCGCAAACTCACCGGACTGACACATTGTGCAGTCCTGACATGTCGGCAGCTGTGCGCGCAGCGGCGAACATGATCAGCGTCTGGCACATGAGCATCGGTCTTTCAGAGGGGCATCACAGATCCAACAATTGACCTCCACGCGCCCTGAGCATGGAGCAATTGTCCGAAAAACGCGCTATTTTTAGGACATGAACACAACCAGTCTGCAGCACCCTGCTTCGCTGACGACCGAGATCAAGTCCCGGCGCGTCGGTGAGTCAAGCGTCGACGCAGCCATATCTCGCCAGGTGCAGTGCTCGCAGCAAGGCACAGTCTTCACACCCGCACTGTTCACAAGCCTTGGCGGCCGCGCTGCAATAGACAAGGCACTACAACGACTTGTAGCCCGAGGCGGCCTCCGTCGCCTGTCACGAGGCCTCTACGACAAACCGCGCTCAGATCCGCTCCTCGGAGATTTGTGGCCTTCGGTGGATGCTGTTGTCGCCGCACTATCTGGCAAGGATCGGTTGCGTCTATTGCCCACCGGGCCTACGCCGCAAACCTCCTCGGGCTTTCCGATCAAGTGCCCGCACGAGTGGAATTCCTGACGGACGGGACGAGCCGCACGGTCAAGGCAGGCCCGATGCAGATCGCGCTAAAGCGGACAACACCACGGCAGATGGCTACTGCAGGGCGAACCAGCGGGCTCGTCATCCAAGCGCTGCGCAGCTTGGGGCCAGAACACGTGACGCCACAGCGCATCGATCAGTTGCGCATCAGGCTCCCAGCGGCCGAGCGCTGCTTGCTTTTGGAGGATCTCGCGCTCGCCCCAGGTTGGATGCGACCCGCACTCCGAGCTATTGCTGTCAACTGATACCCTGAGCTCAAAGCTTGCCTCTCAGTTCGTGGCCCTGCCGGCCGAGCGCCGCGCCCTTGCCTTCGCACAAACGGCAACGCAGATGGCAGCATCCAGCGTGATGATCGAGAAGGATTTTTGGGTCTGCTGGCTGTTGGGCCTTTTGTTCGCGGACCCCGAGCTTGCGCCGCATCTGGTTTTCAAAGGGGGCACCTCTCTATCGAAGGTCTATGGTGTCATTGACCGATTCTCGGAAGACATTTATCTGTCGATGTCTCCGGCTTTTGTCGGCGCAGACGAGGCTGCATTCGAGGCGTTGAACAGTCGGACGCGGCGAGATGCCGCACTCGCACACATGCAGATTCAATGCAGCGAGCGGACTCAGGCATTTCTGATGCCTCGCCTTGAGGCTGCGATTGCCGAGCATTTGGGGTTCCGCGGTGATGGGGCGTCATGGCTGCGCTATGAGGACGATCCAGTCGCCCGTTCTCCGGTGGTGCACCTCGAATATCCGTCCGCGGAAAAGAACGGATTCGAATACCTTCGGCGTGAAGTAAAGCTAGAGCTTGGATCTCTTACCGATCAGCGCCCGACGGAGCAACACTCCGTCCGTGCATGGGTCGTCGACGATTTCCCGGCCGCATTCCCCGATTGGCAATGCAATGTCACTGCACTTGAGCTCTCGCGGACCTTTTGGGAGAAGGCCACAATCCTGCATGCCGACCACCATCGGCCGCAGGACCAAACCACACCCGATCGCTACGCACGTCACTGCGCAGACATGGCAAGGCTGCTTGAACAGCCAAACGCGCAGGCGATGCTCTCTGACCATGCTCTATGCGCCAGGGTGGTCGAGTGGAAGAGCCGAGTGTTCGCGCGACAGTGGGCACGTTACGACCTAGCCATACCAGGAACTTTCCGGCTGCTTCCCACCGACACTCGACGCATCGCGCTCGCCCGCGACTACGCCCAGATGTCCGCCATGTTCCTTACGGCGCCGCCGGCCTTCGATGCCGTGCTGGCTCAACTTGGCGCAGCCGAGCAGCAGTTCAATGAAATCAAGCATACCGACTCTGGCAGGGGCGGAGACATGGTTTGAGGGGTTTGAGGCTTAAGGGCCTGGCCAACTACGCATGGTTCAACAGACTCGTAGCCAGTGATGCCGGCAATGCGTGCGTTCTGACTGATCACCAAGCGTCAATCATCCTTGACCAGGACAGCACCCCTCATCTGCTCTCGGAGTGCCTTGCGGCCAGCACTGCTGGTCGAACGCCATGCCGAAAGAGCCACCTCCCGAAACGCCTGCTCAGCGGGTGTCCAGATACGTTCCAGCGCTGAGCCGGGGTCACTTGAAGACAACGCTGCAGGCATCTTGCGCCGTGGCGGTGCCCACGTCCAAACTCTTTCCTTCCCTGCCCTAAACGACGACCGGCGTTCCGCCCTATCGTGATCGCCTTGGCCTTCGGCTTCACAGCAGGCCTCACGGAGTGAACCGATGAAAGCAAGTGATCAAGCGAATCCCGAAGTTTCTCGCCAAGCGCGGGAACTCCTCACCCGCAGCCTGGTCTGGGACAACCACGCCTGCATGCCACTGCGCCCGCATGACGAGAGCTTCCTGCCGCAATTGGCCAGGCACCGCGCCGCTGGCGCCGACGTGGTCATGCTCAATATCGGCTTCGGCGAGCAGGGCGTAGAAGAACACCTCCGTGCGATTGCGAGCATGCGGGATTGGTTGCATCGCCATTCGGACCACTACCGCCTGATCCGGCACTTCGATGACATCGAGAAGGCGCGTGCTGCGGGCCAGTTGGCCGTCGGCTTCGACATCGAAGGCGCGAATGCCATTGCCGACCAGATCAGCCTGGTGCGCCTGTATCACGACCTCGGTGTGCGCTGGATGCTGATCGCCTACAACCGCAACAACCGGGCCGGCGGCGGCTGCCAGGATGAGGACGGCGGGCTGACCGACTTCGGCCGGCGGATGATCGATGCGATGGAGGAAGTCGGCATGGTGCTTTGCTGCACCCATTCCGGTGCGAAGACTGCCCGCGAGGCCATGGCGTATGCAAGCGGCCCGACGATCTTTTCTCACTCCAACGTGCGCGCGTTGAAGGATCATCCGCGGAACCTCCCCGATGAGCTGATCAAGCTCTGCGCGGCCAAGGGCGGCGTGGTCGGCATCAACGGCATCGAGCTGTTCCTGAACGACAGCAAGGACCTATCCGGCGCAGCCGTCGCGCGCCATGTGGACTATGTTGCACAACTGGTCGGCGTCGAGCACGTTGGCCTTGGCCTTGACTACGTCTACGACCAGCAGGAACTCGACGACTACCTGGCGCAGATGAAAGCCACCTTCCCGGACGGCCTCGGCTATGACTCGGGCCTCGGCATGGTGCCGCCGGAGCAGATCCCCCATGTTGTCGAAGCCCTGCTCGGGATGAATTACAGCGAAGCGGACATCGCGGCCGTGCTGGGCGGCAACTGGATGCGTGTGGCCCTGCAAGTCTGGAAGTCATAGGCTGCTTTGGGCCGCCGACGGAGCGCCTAAACTCACATTTAGGCGATTCGTTCCGCGGTCCCACCCAAGGACTATCGACGCCATCGTGCTGCATTGGAGGTCACGCTGCCATTGCCCCAAGACAAAGCCCAGTACGGGCAATGCGCCTAAATAAGTGATTCGATCTCCAAAAACACCCGACGCTCGGCGCCTTACCGTTCAGCCTACCTTCCTTCAACAAACCACGCTCCCTCGGCGTGTCCCGCGCCATGAGCTTTGAGACTTCCCCTCGCGTGGCAGCTGACGCGTCGACGACGATTGCGCCGACGGCCGCGGCCTGGTCTGCTTGGTTCGCACTCGGCGTGCTGGTTGCCGTGACAGTCTTCGCCGCGATCGACCGGCAGATCCTGACAATCGCGATCGAGCCGATACGCCTGGCTTTCAAGCTGAGTGACATTCAGATCGGCCTGATGCAGGGTCTGGGTCTGACCCTGGTCGGGGCGTTTGCCGGCGTGCCCCTGGCCTGGCTGGCCGACAGGTTCGACCGCCGCCTCGTCCTGGCGCTGTGCATCCTCGCCTGGTCTGCGGCCACCGCCGCACGCGGCTTCGCGCAGGACTTCAATCATCTGCTGCTCGGCACGATAGGTCTGGCCATCGCCGAGGCCGGCCTCGGGCCCATTGTCTTCTCGATGATTCCCAGCATGTTCGCCGGGGCGCAGCGCGCCAAGGCGAACCTGATCTATTTCGCCGCCGCGCTGATCGGTGCGGCGCTCGGCATGGGGCTGGCTGGGCTGGGGTTCAAGATGATCTCGGCATCGGCGGGCTCGCTTCCCGATTGGGCCCAGGGCATGGAGCCCTGGCGTTTGGCCTTCCTGGCGGCTGCGCTGCCGGGTGCCGTGCTCGCGGCCGTGGTGATGTTGATACGGGCCGAGCACGGCCGGCCGCTGCCACGCGCTGCGAAGGCTAGGCAAAGCGATGATGGCCCGGTTCATCGAGCGCCCGAGTTCCTGCCCTACCTGCGTGCGCATTGGCGCACGCTCCTTGCCTTGTTCTGCGCAGCCGGCTCGGCCTCGGCGGCATTCGCGCCGATCTCCGCGTGGCTTGCCCCCGCGATGGGGCGTAGGTTCGGCATGGACCCCGGCGATGTCGGCGTCAGCCTGGGTGCCGTGTACGGTGCAGGCGCCTTGGCCGGCATCGTGCTGGCCGGCATCGCCGCGCGGCTGTGGGCCCGTCGCTATCCCGGCATCCTGGGCCTGCAGATCGGGCAGTACCTGGCCGCCGTGTCCACGCTAGCCGCGGCTCTGCTGGGGGTGGCCCAGACGCCCTTCATGGTCTATGCGGCGACCGGCATCATGATGGCGGCGGCGATGGCCTTCTTCGCACTGCTGCCAGGTCTGTGGCAGGAAGTTGCGCCCGCCGGCTTGCGGACTCGCATGATCGCAGTCGCCGGCGTGGTGACGACGACCTGCACTGCGGCCGGCCCTGTCGTCGTCGGCTATCTGTCGGGGGCCTTGGGCGATCGGCCGGACGGCCTCTTGATTGCAGTCGCACTGGCGAGTGCGCCCTGCATGCTGCTGGCGGTGGTGCTGATGCGAGCCTCCATCGAGCCTTCGCGCCGCCTGTTGGCAGCGATCAAGGAAGAGGAGTCCGCGCTCGCCTCGGCCAGCAGCGCATCGGGAAACTGAGCAAGCCGTCCAGCTGCTGGAATCGGCCGCAGCAACTGCTGCGATGGCCTAAAAAGTCGTGCGGCCTGCCGAAGACCGCAAATGCGGCCGAGCCTAATCTAGGCAGCGTAAGCAACACAGTTCCACGTGCCCAGGAGGCCCTCTCGATGAGACGCAATATGAAACCGATCGCCGCTGTCGTCCTGTCCCTCGCCACATCGGGCGCCCTGGCACAGACTGCTCAGACGATCAACATTCCAGGCCAGGCCGCCGCGCAAGCCGTCACGCGCTTGAGCGAGCTCACGGGCCTGCGCATTGATGCGGCGCCCGAGCTGCTCGCCGATCTGAAGAGCCGGCCTGTCAACGGCACGCTGTCGCCACGCTTGGCCTTGCAGCGCATGCTGGAGGGGAGCGATATCGAAGTGCTTGAAAGCGCTGAAGGCGTCACGCTGCGCCGAGCAAACCGCACTGCCGTCAGCCAGTTGGACACGATGGTGGTCACCGCTCGCAAGACCAACGAGCGCATGTTCGATGTGCCGATCGCCATGTCGGCCCTGACTGGCGATAGCCTGCGCAAGCAGGGCTTGGGCAGCGCCCTGGACGCGCTTCAAGGCGTGCCGGGTGTTTCGCAAGTCGACACTGGCTCGGGCTACAGCAGCGGCATCGCGATCCGTGGCGTGAGCGCCAACCAGGGCAGCAACGTGACAGGCTATTACCTGGACGAGCTTCCCTTCACGGCCATCACCACACCGATTGCGCCGGACGTGCGGTCTTGGGACTTGGATCGCATCGAGGTGCTGCGTGGTCCACAGGGCACGCTGTTCGGCGAGGGTTCGATGGGCGGCACGGTGCGCATCCTCACCAATGCGCCGCGCTTGGGCCAGTTTGGCTTTGCCGCTCAGGGAGGCCTGGCGCAAACGGCCGGCGGCGCCAGCTCCTCCAGCGCGAAGGTGATGGCCAATCTGCCCATCGGCGACACCTTTGCTCTGCGCTTGAACGGTACGCATGAGAAGCTTGGTGGCTGGCTTGACGATTTGGCGACCGGAGAGAAGGACACCAATGGCCAGCGCATCGACACCGTACGGTTGCGCGCGCGGTGGGAGCCCACCGATCGGCTGCGCGTTGATGCCAGCTACATGAAGTACGACAACGACTTTGGCAAGTCCAACTACGGTGGGGATACAGGCTATCTCACGCAGACCGGCGGCCTAGTGGGCAACACCACCTACGCGCTGAGTGGCCTGAGCGTGGGCTATGACTTCGATGCCGTGAGCGTCTTCTACAGCTACTCACACAACAAGATCTCGATCCCGCTGACCGGCGCCTTGCTCGGTGGCACGAGCACGGTCGCCACCGACATTGGCGTGACCTCACATGAACTGCGCCTTTCTTCAGCCGCCAACTCGCCCCTGCGCTGGACCGCCGGACTCTATGCGCGGAACGCCGACCGTGTGGACTCGGTCCTGATTGACAGCCCTGTCTTTCAGCTCAATTCCCTGTCCGATACCGGATCGAAAACGACCTCGGTATTTGGCGAAGTGTCGTATTCGCTGATCAAGGAGTTCGAGTTGACGGCCGGCGCACGCAAGTTCCGCGACAAGCAGACGCATGTGGAATCCAACGCCGGTGTCTCGACGGGGCCAGCGCGAACGGCCAACTCATCGAGCTTCGACACC
It contains:
- a CDS encoding type I secretion system permease/ATPase; translation: MSAKSMLSELHAGGLMPAAEEACAPAAGATDASVRIASYGLEALCVLARLHHIAAEPESLRHQLGLGPSDVPTKDQLLEVARQLGLKAKFSDSNVDRLLLAPLPALALMNDGRWVVLAQCDGQRVLFLDPASVGVDGQAARPTIEPMSVFSEQWSGRLLLAASRASVAGALAKFDFSWFIPALVKYRRLLGEVLLVSLFLQLFALVSPLFFQVVMDKVLVHRGLTTLDVLAIGLLIVMLFESALTVLRAYVLSHTTSRIDVELGARLFRHLLHLPLSYFQARRVGDSVARVRELENIRSFLTGNALTLVLDVLFSVIFIAVMFGYSVTLTWIVLISLPLYILLSVLIVPVLRVRLNEKFARGAENQSLLVETITGIQTVKATALEPQMAKRWDSQLAAYVSASFRTQNLAQMGHEGVNLIGKLVNVATLWFGAKLVMDGELSVGQFVAFNMFAGRVAQPIMRMAQMWTDFQQTGLSMARLGDVLNTRTELPPQSTSPLPRVQGRVTLDQITFRYRPDAAPVLHGVSLDVKAGEVIGLIGRSGSGKSTLTKLIQRLYVPESGRLLVDGHDIALIDAAHLRRQVGVVLQENLLFNRSVRENIAIADPAAPMEAVVQVAKLAGAHEFIAELPEGYDTVVGEQGSSLSGGQRQRIAIARALFSNPRILIFDEATSALDYESEAIIQRNMRAICQGRTVFIIAHRLSAVRHAHRIIAMEKGRIVEMGTHEQLLAKPKGLYAYLWNMQGGTPLNGPEGMPQ
- a CDS encoding nucleotidyl transferase AbiEii/AbiGii toxin family protein, whose product is MAASSVMIEKDFWVCWLLGLLFADPELAPHLVFKGGTSLSKVYGVIDRFSEDIYLSMSPAFVGADEAAFEALNSRTRRDAALAHMQIQCSERTQAFLMPRLEAAIAEHLGFRGDGASWLRYEDDPVARSPVVHLEYPSAEKNGFEYLRREVKLELGSLTDQRPTEQHSVRAWVVDDFPAAFPDWQCNVTALELSRTFWEKATILHADHHRPQDQTTPDRYARHCADMARLLEQPNAQAMLSDHALCARVVEWKSRVFARQWARYDLAIPGTFRLLPTDTRRIALARDYAQMSAMFLTAPPAFDAVLAQLGAAEQQFNEIKHTDSGRGGDMV
- a CDS encoding membrane dipeptidase; amino-acid sequence: MKASDQANPEVSRQARELLTRSLVWDNHACMPLRPHDESFLPQLARHRAAGADVVMLNIGFGEQGVEEHLRAIASMRDWLHRHSDHYRLIRHFDDIEKARAAGQLAVGFDIEGANAIADQISLVRLYHDLGVRWMLIAYNRNNRAGGGCQDEDGGLTDFGRRMIDAMEEVGMVLCCTHSGAKTAREAMAYASGPTIFSHSNVRALKDHPRNLPDELIKLCAAKGGVVGINGIELFLNDSKDLSGAAVARHVDYVAQLVGVEHVGLGLDYVYDQQELDDYLAQMKATFPDGLGYDSGLGMVPPEQIPHVVEALLGMNYSEADIAAVLGGNWMRVALQVWKS
- a CDS encoding MFS transporter, encoding MLVAVTVFAAIDRQILTIAIEPIRLAFKLSDIQIGLMQGLGLTLVGAFAGVPLAWLADRFDRRLVLALCILAWSAATAARGFAQDFNHLLLGTIGLAIAEAGLGPIVFSMIPSMFAGAQRAKANLIYFAAALIGAALGMGLAGLGFKMISASAGSLPDWAQGMEPWRLAFLAAALPGAVLAAVVMLIRAEHGRPLPRAAKARQSDDGPVHRAPEFLPYLRAHWRTLLALFCAAGSASAAFAPISAWLAPAMGRRFGMDPGDVGVSLGAVYGAGALAGIVLAGIAARLWARRYPGILGLQIGQYLAAVSTLAAALLGVAQTPFMVYAATGIMMAAAMAFFALLPGLWQEVAPAGLRTRMIAVAGVVTTTCTAAGPVVVGYLSGALGDRPDGLLIAVALASAPCMLLAVVLMRASIEPSRRLLAAIKEEESALASASSASGN
- a CDS encoding TonB-dependent receptor, with the translated sequence MKPIAAVVLSLATSGALAQTAQTINIPGQAAAQAVTRLSELTGLRIDAAPELLADLKSRPVNGTLSPRLALQRMLEGSDIEVLESAEGVTLRRANRTAVSQLDTMVVTARKTNERMFDVPIAMSALTGDSLRKQGLGSALDALQGVPGVSQVDTGSGYSSGIAIRGVSANQGSNVTGYYLDELPFTAITTPIAPDVRSWDLDRIEVLRGPQGTLFGEGSMGGTVRILTNAPRLGQFGFAAQGGLAQTAGGASSSSAKVMANLPIGDTFALRLNGTHEKLGGWLDDLATGEKDTNGQRIDTVRLRARWEPTDRLRVDASYMKYDNDFGKSNYGGDTGYLTQTGGLVGNTTYALSGLSVGYDFDAVSVFYSYSHNKISIPLTGALLGGTSTVATDIGVTSHELRLSSAANSPLRWTAGLYARNADRVDSVLIDSPVFQLNSLSDTGSKTTSVFGEVSYSLIKEFELTAGARKFRDKQTHVESNAGVSTGPARTANSSSFDTRLSLAWKPNRDTQVYASRSTGFRGGQFQTANSITLGQMFGLTFPDAIQPDSVVTYELGTKLSLLDRRLAFEAAVYTTKWKDIMVSVPISTTGLSGLINAGGSRTNGLELSAAFQATPDLALTLAAVYTDAHWTTTVTGTGITSGGRVDEIPRTQLNGAADYRFGVVAGWSTNGRLSLVRSSPRESHTGQASVPGDAILNAGARLAFDKGPWTVTLYGDNLSNDHGAVSARKIQPLSATLTDIYAVRLRPRTFGLELHYAMGR